Within Deltaproteobacteria bacterium, the genomic segment GCGTTTCAGGATAGGAGGAAAGGCAAAAGGATGCCTGAGCGGGGAAAAACAAGAATCAAACCATGGGTACTGATTCTCTCAACGGCCGCCCTGTGTATGATTCTTGCCTCCTGTGCCGGCATCAACCCCCTTCCCGACCCTTCCGGGCAGGAGGGCGGGGGGTTTACCACCCTCCCGGCCTATCGGGACGTTGACTATACCCCGGCCTCCCTTGTTCAAAAGCTCTCAGAAGGGATCGATGAATCCTATCTTATCGGCCCGGGAGACGTCCTGGCCCTGAAGGTCTGGAAGCGGCCCGAAGTATCGGATCCGGAAATCATTGTCGGTCCCGACGGGGCCATCACGGTCGAACGTATAGGGAACATCCGGGCCGGCGGCCGGACCCGGGAAAGCGTGGCCGGGGAGATCAAGAACAAACTGTCCCGGCTGTACCATGACCCGGAAGTCACCCTGATCGTCAGGAAGTACACGAATAACAGGGCCTTTGTTCTGGGCCGGATCGAGAGACCGGGTGTGGTCCACTTCCCCGGGAAAGGGACCCTCCTGGAAGCCCTCTCCCTTGCAGGAGGGCTTCCGGCCAAGCACAGGGGATTTTCCCTGAACCGGTGCGCCATAATCCGGGGAAAAGATCTTGTGATCTGGATCGACCTCAGGGAATTGCTGAACAACGGCAACATGGCCCTGAATGCGAGAATA encodes:
- a CDS encoding polysaccharide biosynthesis/export family protein, which produces MPERGKTRIKPWVLILSTAALCMILASCAGINPLPDPSGQEGGGFTTLPAYRDVDYTPASLVQKLSEGIDESYLIGPGDVLALKVWKRPEVSDPEIIVGPDGAITVERIGNIRAGGRTRESVAGEIKNKLSRLYHDPEVTLIVRKYTNNRAFVLGRIERPGVVHFPGKGTLLEALSLAGGLPAKHRGFSLNRCAIIRGKDLVIWIDLRELLNNGNMALNARIQNNDVIFIPEDQDEIVYVMGEVQHPGAVRIKTRLSYLEALMMSGGPTKNANLKKTYLLRFDGDRRWVKEIDLDAMLNKGDLRSNYQLQGNDVVYVAERGISRFNYALQQYLPALQVLSLSTSVLENFGVMQEFRRKAFGQKGFVNP